The Aptenodytes patagonicus chromosome 12, bAptPat1.pri.cur, whole genome shotgun sequence nucleotide sequence CAGGCTTGCTACATCTTCACAGAGCAGCTGGGGCGCTTCGCCCTGGTCGGGGAGTCCCTCAGCATGGCGGCCTCCAAGCGCCTCAAGCTGGTCCTGTTCGCGCCGGCCGCCTGCCCCTCGCTCGAGTACAACATCCGCGTGTACTGCCTCAGCGACACGCAGGATGTCCTCAAGGTACTGGGAGGTCCCCATGCAACACCCCCCCATCCTGGCTCGGGGTGACGGccatgcaggcagggctgggctcctggggtgcagcagctcctgcctgaccgctgcctgtgctggcaggaggtgatccagctggagaagcagctgggggGGCAGCTGATCGGAGCCCCCCGGGTGCTGCACTTCAAGGACAGCTACCACAACCTGCGCCTCTCCATCCATGACATGCCCAGCTCCCTCTGGAAGAGCAAGCTCCTTGCCAGCTACCAGGTGAGGAGCCCAGCCAgtgggtggggatggggatgggggggtgtccctgccaccctgaCCCCCCCACCCATCACCCCACCACAGGAGATCCCCTTCTACCACATCTGGAGcgggctgcagcccttcctgCACTGCACCTTCACCCTGGAGCGCCTGAGCCCCAGCACCTGCGAGCTGGCCTGCAAGATCTGGGTCTGGCAGGTGGAAGGCGATGGGCAGAGCTTCACTGTCAACTTCAACATCGCCAAGGTgagggcagggccgggggggtcccaggggtgaCGCCAGGATGGGCTCACATCCCCCCCCGCGGTGCTCTCCCCTAGGACACGAGGTTTTCGGACTGGCTGGTCCCCGACAGTGAGGTGGGCGCCCCGGCCCTGGTGGGCCCCAGTGCCTTCAAGATCCCCTTCCTCATCCGCCAGAAGATCATCAGCAGCCTGGACCCGCCGGGCACCCGGGGAGCTGACTGGAGGACGCTGGCCCAGAAGCTCAACCTCGACAGGTGGCCCGGGATGGGGACAGCACTGGGGACGGGGTGGCACGGCGGATGGGACGGGGGGCTTCTGGCCTCATCCTGCACCTATGGATGGATGCTGGAATGCTGTGGGACCCTGGGAGCGGGATGGTGCCCAAGGTGAGGCCAGCATGGGGCTGGTCCCGGGGTGTGGAGCCATCCCAGTGCCCTGACGTGGTCCCTCTGTCCCCCCCTCCAGCCATCTCAGCTTCTTCGCCTCGAAGCCCAGCCCCACGGCCATGATCCTCAACCTGTGGGAAGCACGGCACTTCCCCAACGGCAACCTCTCGCAGTTGGCCACCGCCGTGGCTGAGGTGGGCAAGCAGGACGGTGCCCTCTTCGCCGTCTCCGAGGCCGAGTGCTGAGCGCGGCCCAACCCCAGTCCCGGGGGACCACCGCCATGGGGCAAGGGGGGGCCCCGGCCGGCCCCCGGGCccctgctgccccacagcccACGGGGAGGGCTGCCCGGCCCCCTTGCGAGAGAGGGATGCCCATGCCCCACGGCGGCCGGGCTCCCCCCCAGTGCGGTGGCGGTAGGGCTCAGCGCGGCCCCAGGGGTCCCGCAGCCCCatggcggggggccgggggggcgctGGGTGTGCGTCGTGCGTGCGGTGCCGTCGTGCTGTCTGGGTGTggggccgggcggccccgggccccgtGCCGTGTTGTGTAAAGAccgtttttttaattctgtattaagTGCATTCAAGTATTTACACTTGGCCTTATGTACATAGCGGTGCCGCGGGCGGGGGGTCTGCCGGACGTGAATGTAAATAAATTCGATATATATTGCTACGTGGGGCTGTGCCCGGCCGtgtgccacccccccccccccccaccgtgtCCCCCCCCAGGAGTCAGAGGTGCGGAGTAAAGCGCTTTATTGGGGTGATAGTGGTGGCTGCCCCCGGGGCTCGGCCCCGCGGCAGGCCACGGCCGCCACAAGTGCAGCCCCTTTCCCCGAGCCGTCCTCCGACTGCAGGAAGGTGACGGTGCAGTTGGGCGCCAGGTCCCGCAGCATCTGCTGGAGGTGCTGAGAGAAGCTGGGGGGAACAGGAGGGGAGGGTGAGGgctggtgccccccaccctgaGCACCCCATGGCTCCCCCAGACCCCTGCCGTAGGGCATGGGTCCCTGATGGGTGCCTGCCACCCCTGGCCCCACTCACCGTGGGTGCATCTTGTACAAAGTGCCGTCCACCCCCACGGTGACGGTCAGCCGGGCCAGGCCCCGGTTCTCCCGCATCTTCTCTACCACGGCAGCCAGGCCGGCGGcgcagagctgggctgcccgcAGGGACACGGTCTGGCACACCTCCCGCACCAGCACGCTGTCCTCAAAGCTGGCCTGGAGCTCCAGGTCCTGCAGAATGGCCCGCACCTGCCGAAGGGCCAGCCCATCGCTGCCCCGGACCAGGAGCACCGTTAGCACTGCCGTCCCCATCACCATCCCCATCCTATGGGCTGGAGGTGGCATGGCCCCCTCCTGGGGCTCTGGCTTCACAGCCCCCACCCTGGGCTAAGGGAACCCACCGGAGCCCAGCACTCACATCTCGATGGTGGAGAGGAACTTGGTCTGGAAGATGTCCCTGGTCTGGAGCTTGGGGCAGGGCTTGCCGCGGAACAGGAGCTGTTTCTTCACCAGCGCCAGTAGGATGTGGCGCACGATCTCGCCCAGGTACATGCCACTGATGAGCTTCTCGAACCTGCCCGggcacagccctggcagcctTAGCCGGGCACAGCCACCCCCCaaccagccccctccccaccccggggCCCTCGCCCACCTCTGCTTGCCCGCGTTGATTGTTTTCTCATCCACCAGCCGGTCGAAGTCGGTAAAGATGTCGTCCAAGCAGCCGTTGTCCCCGAAGGCCCCCCACTCCATGTTGATGCACATGCGGCCCTGCTCCCCCTCCACGGTGCCCACATTCTGCATCTCCTCCATGTAGCAGGCATTGGTCCCTGTCCCTGCGGGCCCCGTGCTGGTGTCACCCCCACTACCCCCACAGCAGAGGTGCCTGGCAACCTGTGGCCAGGCCAGGTGGGCTGGTGGTGAGGGGATGGGAGATCCCCTGGGTGCAGAGGTGCTCCTCACCCACGATGAGGCCGATTTCACATTTGGGGTCATCATAGCCACAGGACATCATGGTTCCCACCGTGTCGTTGACCACGGCCACCACCTTCAGCCCTAAGTGCTGCCAAACCGGACACAGGGACACATGCAACTTAGTGGCACCCAGCTGGCTCCTGGGGCTGGCACCGCCTGGGTACAGGGTAGCACCCCGGGAACAGGGGAtgggcccccagccctgccctacCTTTTTGCGCTGGGCAGCCTCCCGCAGCAGGTGGACCACGTCCTGCCCCACGCAGCCCGAGGCGCTGAAGCCTTTGGTCCAGgtcagcagcactgcctgcaagagaggcaggagcaggggctgggcagctgccTCGTACCAGGGCCCTCCCCATCTCCCTGGGGCCGGAGACACCCCCTCACCTTATCCAggcccagctgctggcaggggaaggagaaggtgaagcCAAGCGGCAGGACCTGCTCCATCAGATCCTGCTTCAGCTGGAAGTCCATGATGCACTCAATGATGTGGTCGAAGAGCTGCAGAGAGTGGCCACGATCTCAGGGGCCAAGCTGGGGCGATGCCGTGGGGGggtcccccagccccctcccGGGCCTGTGGGCAGCAAGGGGGGAGGCAactcccaccccctgccccatcccttggCCACGGGTCCTCAGCCTCACCGCCTCGCCAGTGCCCTGCATGATGGCGGTTGGGATGACGTAGATCTCGCTGGCCATGTGGATGTCGTCCTGTGCCACGCGCACCACCAGCACCCGGAAATTGGTCCCCCCCAGGTCCAATGCCAGGAATTCGCCTCGCTCTGTGGGTAGCCAGCACGGGGCATCAGCGGGGCCACGGCCTCCCCgcacccccttccccaggccCCTGGCCCTCACCAGTGCCGTCAGGCGTGCCGCAGACATAGGTGGGCAGCATGCGGACGGAGGCGTTGGCGTTGCTCTCCCggcccagccccagctccatcTCCCGCCTCATCAGCACCTGGACACGCTCCAGGTCAGTGCGGCTGAGCCGCAGTGGGGCCAGCAGCCGGTCCACCTCACGGCGCTGGGCAGCCAGGCGCAAAGTCACCGCTGTCACCATGGCCGCCCCCTGCCCAGTCCCATCCACTGAGGGCAGG carries:
- the HK3 gene encoding hexokinase-3, with amino-acid sequence MSCPQVQRALLALTVPLEMLQAVKGRMLQAMRKGLSRQTHAQANVRMLPTYICSTPDGSEKGDLLVVELCQSHVRTLWVTLLGDGNQSPQVMYKIFDTPEDIMKGKGEALFDFIAQCVRQFLAGISSPQHRLPLGFVFPFSCRQTRLDKAELISWSKGFSCSDVEGKDVVQLLQSAINKQELYHVDVVALMNDTVGTMMTCSMGGEPCEVALVVDTGTNSCFMAEAQQVEMAEETSGRMCVNTEWGCFGDDGTLSDVLTPYDQRVDQESSSPGERRFEKLVGSLYLGEIVRHALTALAAEKALFIGSSVAVLRTKDVLKTQQVLEIIDNEEGMAKARGALEALGLRPSERDCCRVQQICRAVVSRAAALCAAGLAAILSHMCQSRELERLVVNVGVDGELYRGHTRFREILQSVTGLLAPECTATLLPSVDGTGQGAAMVTAVTLRLAAQRREVDRLLAPLRLSRTDLERVQVLMRREMELGLGRESNANASVRMLPTYVCGTPDGTERGEFLALDLGGTNFRVLVVRVAQDDIHMASEIYVIPTAIMQGTGEALFDHIIECIMDFQLKQDLMEQVLPLGFTFSFPCQQLGLDKAVLLTWTKGFSASGCVGQDVVHLLREAAQRKKHLGLKVVAVVNDTVGTMMSCGYDDPKCEIGLIVGTGTNACYMEEMQNVGTVEGEQGRMCINMEWGAFGDNGCLDDIFTDFDRLVDEKTINAGKQRFEKLISGMYLGEIVRHILLALVKKQLLFRGKPCPKLQTRDIFQTKFLSTIEIDGLALRQVRAILQDLELQASFEDSVLVREVCQTVSLRAAQLCAAGLAAVVEKMRENRGLARLTVTVGVDGTLYKMHPRFSQHLQQMLRDLAPNCTVTFLQSEDGSGKGAALVAAVACRGAEPRGQPPLSPQ